In a genomic window of Pelotomaculum thermopropionicum SI:
- the TrmU gene encoding predicted tRNA(5-methylaminomethyl-2-thiouridylate) methyltransferase (contains the PP-loop ATPase domain), producing the protein MEKTKVVVAMSGGVDSSVTAALLLEQGFEVIGITMQIWNPGEEAESKGERTCCSLTAIDDARRVADKLGISHYVLNFRSIFEEKVIDYFTSEYLRGRTPNPCIACNRYVKFEALLDRALSIGAEYIATGHYARLGYSGEYGRYTVRRPVDRRKDQTYVLYGMTQRQIARTMMPLGNYTKGQVRKIAEDFGLPVAGKAESQEICFILDDDYRRFLREKAAGIKPGPFLNMKGEVIGRHNGIPFYTVGQRRGLGLAAGERLYVVKIDPENNAITLGPEEAVWGRSLIAADVNLILYESLEEPLEVEAQVRYNARTSPATLVPLPEGRVGVHFHTPQRSITPGQAVVFYRGDYLIGGATIESTGDFFR; encoded by the coding sequence GTGGAAAAAACAAAGGTTGTTGTAGCTATGAGCGGCGGGGTGGACAGCTCGGTAACCGCCGCCCTTCTGCTTGAACAGGGCTTTGAGGTAATAGGCATTACCATGCAGATATGGAACCCCGGGGAGGAGGCGGAGAGCAAAGGGGAGCGTACCTGCTGTTCCCTGACCGCCATTGACGATGCCAGACGGGTGGCGGATAAACTTGGCATTTCCCATTATGTTTTAAATTTTCGCAGTATATTTGAGGAGAAGGTAATCGACTACTTCACCTCCGAATATCTGCGCGGGCGCACGCCCAACCCGTGCATTGCCTGCAACCGCTACGTCAAGTTTGAAGCCCTGCTGGACCGGGCCCTGTCCATAGGGGCGGAATACATAGCAACCGGCCATTACGCCCGCCTGGGGTACAGCGGGGAATACGGGCGTTATACCGTGCGCCGGCCGGTTGACCGGCGGAAAGACCAGACTTATGTTTTATACGGGATGACCCAGCGCCAGATTGCCCGGACAATGATGCCTTTGGGCAATTATACGAAGGGCCAGGTAAGGAAAATAGCTGAAGATTTCGGCCTGCCGGTGGCCGGCAAGGCTGAAAGCCAGGAAATCTGCTTTATTTTGGATGACGACTACCGCAGGTTTTTGCGGGAAAAGGCTGCCGGCATTAAACCAGGGCCGTTTCTGAACATGAAAGGCGAGGTTATCGGCAGGCATAACGGGATACCCTTTTATACGGTGGGCCAGCGCAGGGGCCTGGGCCTGGCAGCGGGTGAACGTCTGTACGTGGTCAAAATAGACCCGGAAAACAATGCCATAACTTTAGGTCCCGAGGAGGCCGTCTGGGGTAGAAGCCTGATAGCGGCGGATGTAAACCTTATTCTTTACGAAAGCCTGGAGGAACCGCTGGAGGTAGAGGCGCAGGTGCGTTACAACGCCAGGACTTCCCCTGCCACCCTGGTACCTCTTCCGGAAGGTCGCGTTGGTGTTCATTTCCATACACCCCAGCGCTCCATCACGCCGGGTCAGGCGGTGGTTTTCTACCGCGGGGACTACCTGATCGGCGGCGCCACCATAGAAAGCACAGGTGATTTTTTCCGTTAA